GGTGGCCATTGGCTCTCCAGCAGCAGTGCAGTCCCTGAAAGCAGGCTTGTTACACTCTGGGTACCCCAGTCTCAAGGCTTCTCCCCTCTCACCACCCAGGGTCACTGACTCACCTGGTTGGAAACTCCGGCAGGAATGCCCAGGCTCACCACAGGACACATAGCCAGTGCCGTTGTTCCCTCTGTATCCCACATAGCAGCAGATCCTCTGCTCTTGTCCTCTGGGAATCCTAATGGACACCCAAGTCTGGTAGGTCCCATTCCCATAGGGAAAAACACCCCAAGACTGCTGGGTGCCCAGGCTCAGTGGTTTCCCATCCTGAAGGCAGGTCACAGAGATATTCTGCGGATAAAAGCTGAAAGCCCCACATGTCATGTTGATGGTGTCCTCCGAGGCTTCATCATAGGTCACATTCACTGCTGGGGACACTAGAGAAGAAAGAGCAAAGTTAGTCAGGCATGTGACCAAAAGTTGCTCCCCTATAAGGGATGGAACAGGGCTGGTCTTCTCCACTCTTCTGATTCTGGTCAAAAACCTCACTGAACCCAGGCCCTGAAAGTCTGTTCTCATCCTGGGGCCTGTGTCCTCTAACTAGAAGGAGGATGGGCCTCAGGCTTGTGGCCTTCCATTCTCACTCCCACacattgaagttgaggagaggcTGTTTCAGGGACTCCTGGTTTTTGAGATCATTCTAGGCATTCTGGGGAGGTCCAGGGTTGTGGAGCCAGGTTGGACGTCTCTATGatagcaggcaggcaggcagatgTGCAGGTGGGTCTCACTAGTGCCTGAGCACATGCACCCTCCTGTCTCTATCTAGTGGTGTGACAGGACAGGAAATACCACAACACACACTAAAAAAAAACTCACATAAGGTCCCCTGGGTAGAGGCtccagaggagaaggaggagcccTTCCAGGAGACTACATAGCTCCTGAGTCTTCCACAAAGCTCTCCATGCACGTGGGCCTGGTAATCCTTGCTTTGAAAGCCATCTGCATCCCAGGAATTCTTGACTCCCATAGCCAAGGTTTGAGCTGAGGATGGCTCCACTGTCCAGCTGCGTGTCTCTGGGTGGTAGGAGAGGAAGGGCTCCCCATCAT
This region of Callospermophilus lateralis isolate mCalLat2 chromosome 6, mCalLat2.hap1, whole genome shotgun sequence genomic DNA includes:
- the LOC143401473 gene encoding MHC class I polypeptide-related sequence B-like isoform X3, translated to MCVGDKANFQQKQLSGTHSLHYNLTVRSQGGLVQSRSFADGYWDHQLVLHYDSDNKENTKPQGPWAKNPLGTESWNTEIQDVVERNENLKATLAQINAQQEQKGGSHFLQETWGCKILENNHIRGFWNFHYDGEPFLSYHPETRSWTVEPSSAQTLAMGVKNSWDADGFQSKDYQAHVHGELCGRLRSYVVSWKGSSFSSGASTQGTLLSPAVNVTYDEASEDTINMTCGAFSFYPQNISVTCLQDGKPLSLGTQQSWGVFPYGNGTYQTWVSIRIPRGQEQRICCYVGYRGNNGTGYVSCGEPGHSCRSFQPELVSLKVLDQQQRAPSDHTGSTQLGCQPLLRAPEAS
- the LOC143401473 gene encoding MHC class I polypeptide-related sequence B-like isoform X2, producing the protein MCVGDKANFQQKQLSGTHSLHYNLTVRSQGGLVQSRSFADGYWDHQLVLHYDSDNKENTKPQGPWAKNPLGTESWNTEIQDVVERNENLKATLAQINAQQEQKGETRSWTVEPSSAQTLAMGVKNSWDADGFQSKDYQAHVHGELCGRLRSYVVSWKGSSFSSGASTQGTLLSPAVNVTYDEASEDTINMTCGAFSFYPQNISVTCLQDGKPLSLGTQQSWGVFPYGNGTYQTWVSIRIPRGQEQRICCYVGYRGNNGTGYVSCGEPGHSCRSFQPGTALLLESQWPPLWWWLLLFLGLFSCIPLCKKRRTSAEECSELVSLKVLDQQQRAPSDHTGSTQLGCQPLLRAPEAS